In one window of Enoplosus armatus isolate fEnoArm2 chromosome 7, fEnoArm2.hap1, whole genome shotgun sequence DNA:
- the slain2 gene encoding SLAIN motif-containing protein 2 isoform X1, giving the protein MEDINSNINADLEVRKLQDLVKKLEQQNEQLRSRSTMLSSSGAMSVNHRPLSEGYDSSSLSAGMAAGLAGFPGVGFVGTGGYGGLLENNRCLSPRLSYDGISFRRAYEYEGASAAASVSSMNSLYSDTTGVFTDEGETSILDEVEILDLEDMDCLHEDEDSWLYEAKLNSPLQKTLSPIVWCRQALDNPSPEMESAKRSLIHRLDLTLSANKRRSLYGSPYNQQGYGSPYSTNAANSPYSSGFNSPSSTPSRVPIVRQQLIPGNAVHQRNAAAERNPPAVSPQSSVDSELSTSEMDEDSVGSSTTYKLNDVTDVQILARMQEESLRQDYAATASRRSSGSSCHSLRRSTFSDQELDAHSLEDEEEAVHPAFHLPSNRFSPSPRHSPRASPRNSPRSRSPARSIDYSHSRGSPQPVISRLQQPRHSLQGHGHDLQTNVVKNEEKLRRSLPNLTRSSAATTQGPEPVKNSRSCESNLQVPNGGSPRHQSQSATAGQLPRYSTPSRSSPKPKQHLQSPTALRVPLSCCFGEESDFIPSPSKLRTPATPSPLALRQPVKATSNPSSANSTPTRSLAPPRSGLPRPSASSGGGIPLPRSKLAQPVRRSLPAPRTYSGTGDNWREGCY; this is encoded by the exons ATGGAGGATATCAACTCAAATATCAACGCCGACTTGGAGGTGCGGAAGCTCCAGGACTTGGTGAAGAAACTCGAACAGCAGAATGAGCAGCTCCGGAGTCGGTCCACAATGTTGTCCTCTTCCGGAGCGATGTCAGTGAACCACAGACCCCTCAGCGAAGGATACGACTCGTCGTCCCTGTCAGCGGGGATGGCAGCCGGTCTGGCCGGCTTCCCTGGGGTGGGGTTCGTCGGAACGGGCGGCTACGGGGGGCTCTTGGAGAACAACCGCTGTTTGAGCCCCAGACTGTCTTACGACGGCATCAGCTTCAGGAGGGCGTATGAATATGAGGGGGCATCGGCTGCCGCCTCTGTGTCGAGTATGAACTCACTTTATTCAGACACCACCGGGGTTTTCACGGATGAAGGGGAAACATCAATCCTAGACGAAGTGGAAATCTTAGATCTCGAGGACATGGATTGTCTCCACGAAGACGAGGACAGCTG GTTGTATGAGGCGAAACTCAACAGCCCCCTGCAGAAAACTTTGAGTCCTATTGTGTGGTGTCGCCAAGCTCTCGACAACCCCAGTCCTGAGATGGAATCAGCCAAGCGCTCCCTCATCCACAGACTGGACCTCACCCTGTCAG CCAACAAGCGCAGGAGCCTGTATGGAAGCCCCTACAACCAGCAGGGTTATGGAAGTCCGTATAGCACAAACGCAGCCAACAGTCCTTACAGTAGTGGCTTCAACTCCCCCTCCTCAACCCCCAGCAGAGTGCCCATTGTCAGACAGCAACTGATTCCTGGGAATGCAG TTCACCAACGAAACGCAGCAGCCGAGAGGAATCCTCCGGCGGTGAGCCCGCAGTCATCGGTTGACAGTGAGCTGAGCACCTCGGAGATGGATGAGGACTCAGTGGGCTCCTCAACCACCTACAAACTCAATGATGTCACTGATGTCCAGATACTGGCACGCATGCAGGAAGAGA GTTTGAGACAAGATTACGCAGCGACAGCATCAAGGCGGAGCTCAGGTTCGTCCTGCCACTCATTACGGCGCAGCACCTTCAGCGACCAGGAGTTGGATGCACACAGTctggaggacgaagaggaggcgGTGCACCCGGCCTTCCACCTGCCCTCCAACCGCTTCAGCCCCTCCCCTCGACACTCTCCCCGTGCCTCCCCCAGGAACTCGCCTCGTTCTCGCTCCCCTGCCCGCTCCATCGACTACAGCCACAGCCGCGGCTCGCCTCAGCCCGTCATCAGCCGCCTGCAGCAGCCTCGCCACTCGCTGCAGGGCCACGGGCACGACCTGCAGACCAACGTGGTGAAGAACGAAG aAAAGCTGCGTCGCAGTCTTCCCAACCTCACGCGCTCTTCAGCAGCGACGACCCAGGGCCCAGAGCCCGTCAAGAACAGCCGCAGCTGCGAGTCCAACCTGCAAGTGCCAAACGGTGGCTCCCCTCGACATCAGAGCCAGTCTGCTA cagcaggtcagCTCCCGAGATACTCGACCCCTTCTCGCTCCTCCCCGAAACCCAAACAGCACCTCCAGAGCCCAACTGCCCTGCGAG TCCCACTCTCCTGTTGCTTTGGAGAAGAAAGTGATTTCA TCCCCTCTCCCAGTAAGCTGCGAACTCCAGCCACCCCGTCCCCACTGGCCTTGAGGCAGCCGGTAAAGGCCACATCCAACCCGAGTTCTGCCAACTCCACCCCCACCCGCTCCCTGGCTCCTCCACGCAGCGGCCTGCCCCGACCCAGTGCTTCTTCAGGAGGGGGGATCCCTTTGCCTCGCAGCAAACTGGCCCAACCTGTGCGCCG atctcttcctgctcctcgGACCTACAGCGGCACAGGCGACAACTGGAGGGAAGGTTGTTACTGA
- the slain2 gene encoding SLAIN motif-containing protein 2 isoform X2, which produces MEDINSNINADLEVRKLQDLVKKLEQQNEQLRSRSTMLSSSGAMSVNHRPLSEGYDSSSLSAGMAAGLAGFPGVGFVGTGGYGGLLENNRCLSPRLSYDGISFRRAYEYEGASAAASVSSMNSLYSDTTGVFTDEGETSILDEVEILDLEDMDCLHEDEDSWLYEAKLNSPLQKTLSPIVWCRQALDNPSPEMESAKRSLIHRLDLTLSANKRRSLYGSPYNQQGYGSPYSTNAANSPYSSGFNSPSSTPSRVPIVRQQLIPGNAVHQRNAAAERNPPAVSPQSSVDSELSTSEMDEDSVGSSTTYKLNDVTDVQILARMQEESLRQDYAATASRRSSGSSCHSLRRSTFSDQELDAHSLEDEEEAVHPAFHLPSNRFSPSPRHSPRASPRNSPRSRSPARSIDYSHSRGSPQPVISRLQQPRHSLQGHGHDLQTNVVKNEEKLRRSLPNLTRSSAATTQGPEPVKNSRSCESNLQVPNGGSPRHQSQSAIPSPSKLRTPATPSPLALRQPVKATSNPSSANSTPTRSLAPPRSGLPRPSASSGGGIPLPRSKLAQPVRRSLPAPRTYSGTGDNWREGCY; this is translated from the exons ATGGAGGATATCAACTCAAATATCAACGCCGACTTGGAGGTGCGGAAGCTCCAGGACTTGGTGAAGAAACTCGAACAGCAGAATGAGCAGCTCCGGAGTCGGTCCACAATGTTGTCCTCTTCCGGAGCGATGTCAGTGAACCACAGACCCCTCAGCGAAGGATACGACTCGTCGTCCCTGTCAGCGGGGATGGCAGCCGGTCTGGCCGGCTTCCCTGGGGTGGGGTTCGTCGGAACGGGCGGCTACGGGGGGCTCTTGGAGAACAACCGCTGTTTGAGCCCCAGACTGTCTTACGACGGCATCAGCTTCAGGAGGGCGTATGAATATGAGGGGGCATCGGCTGCCGCCTCTGTGTCGAGTATGAACTCACTTTATTCAGACACCACCGGGGTTTTCACGGATGAAGGGGAAACATCAATCCTAGACGAAGTGGAAATCTTAGATCTCGAGGACATGGATTGTCTCCACGAAGACGAGGACAGCTG GTTGTATGAGGCGAAACTCAACAGCCCCCTGCAGAAAACTTTGAGTCCTATTGTGTGGTGTCGCCAAGCTCTCGACAACCCCAGTCCTGAGATGGAATCAGCCAAGCGCTCCCTCATCCACAGACTGGACCTCACCCTGTCAG CCAACAAGCGCAGGAGCCTGTATGGAAGCCCCTACAACCAGCAGGGTTATGGAAGTCCGTATAGCACAAACGCAGCCAACAGTCCTTACAGTAGTGGCTTCAACTCCCCCTCCTCAACCCCCAGCAGAGTGCCCATTGTCAGACAGCAACTGATTCCTGGGAATGCAG TTCACCAACGAAACGCAGCAGCCGAGAGGAATCCTCCGGCGGTGAGCCCGCAGTCATCGGTTGACAGTGAGCTGAGCACCTCGGAGATGGATGAGGACTCAGTGGGCTCCTCAACCACCTACAAACTCAATGATGTCACTGATGTCCAGATACTGGCACGCATGCAGGAAGAGA GTTTGAGACAAGATTACGCAGCGACAGCATCAAGGCGGAGCTCAGGTTCGTCCTGCCACTCATTACGGCGCAGCACCTTCAGCGACCAGGAGTTGGATGCACACAGTctggaggacgaagaggaggcgGTGCACCCGGCCTTCCACCTGCCCTCCAACCGCTTCAGCCCCTCCCCTCGACACTCTCCCCGTGCCTCCCCCAGGAACTCGCCTCGTTCTCGCTCCCCTGCCCGCTCCATCGACTACAGCCACAGCCGCGGCTCGCCTCAGCCCGTCATCAGCCGCCTGCAGCAGCCTCGCCACTCGCTGCAGGGCCACGGGCACGACCTGCAGACCAACGTGGTGAAGAACGAAG aAAAGCTGCGTCGCAGTCTTCCCAACCTCACGCGCTCTTCAGCAGCGACGACCCAGGGCCCAGAGCCCGTCAAGAACAGCCGCAGCTGCGAGTCCAACCTGCAAGTGCCAAACGGTGGCTCCCCTCGACATCAGAGCCAGTCTGCTA TCCCCTCTCCCAGTAAGCTGCGAACTCCAGCCACCCCGTCCCCACTGGCCTTGAGGCAGCCGGTAAAGGCCACATCCAACCCGAGTTCTGCCAACTCCACCCCCACCCGCTCCCTGGCTCCTCCACGCAGCGGCCTGCCCCGACCCAGTGCTTCTTCAGGAGGGGGGATCCCTTTGCCTCGCAGCAAACTGGCCCAACCTGTGCGCCG atctcttcctgctcctcgGACCTACAGCGGCACAGGCGACAACTGGAGGGAAGGTTGTTACTGA
- the slc10a4 gene encoding sodium/bile acid cotransporter 4, which yields MENSSLLGGDAQNASLTDFLMSDTLKQVVDFPEDTGMAGLVASSAIFLAGSTLRVADGVEFMAAPPTDSPHLMPAFWDSPLNHGINVFVGLVLCFTMLGLGCTVDVSQLGEHIRRPIGVLLALVCQFVIMPLVAFLLALAFSLDDVAAMAVLLCGCCPGGNLSNIMSLLVHGEMNLSIIMTISSTLLALVLMPLCLWIYSRAWINTPVVNLMPFGAIILTLCSTLIPIGLGVVLRYRYTRVADIVLKASLWSLLITLVMLFILTGAMLGPELLSTIPPSVYVVAVLMPMCGYAAGYGLAVLFDLPPNCRRSVSLETGCQNVQLCTAILKLAFPPQLMGGMYMFPLLYALFQAAEAGVFILAYRMYREKVLHKPDPMGDSENTDITYQRFQDEDIDSSYGAVTVSDPNTIMLDPCPPDPTPV from the exons ATGGAGAACTCCAGTCTGTTGGGAGGCGACGCACAAAATGCTAGCTTGACAGACTTTCTAATGTCGGACACTTTGAAGCAAGTTGTGGATTTCCCAGAGGACACTGGCATGGCTGGATTAGTGGCCAGTAGTGCCATCTTTCTTGCGGGCAGCACACTCAGGGTTGCCGATGGAGTTGAGTTTATGGCCGCTCCGCCGACGGACTCCCCTCACCTGATGCCTGCCTTTTGGGATTCCCCGCTCAATCACGGAATCAATGTATTTGTGGGACTTGTTCTTTGCTTCACTATGCTGGGGCTGGGCTGCACGGTGGATGTTAGTCAACTCGGAGAACATATCCGCAGACCCATCGGCGTGCTGCTGGCACTGGTGTGTCAGTTTGTTATCATGCCCTTGGTGGCCTTTCTGTTGGCTTTAGCCTTCTCTCTGGATGATGTGGCAGCGATGGCTGTTCTCCTCTGCGGCTGCTGCCCGGGAGGAAACTTATCAAACATCATGTCGCTGCTGGTGCACGGGGAGATGAATCTAAG CATCATCATGACCATATCTTCCACTCTGCTGGCGCTCGTGCTGATGCCGCTGTGTCTGTGGATCTACAGCCGGGCCTGGATCAACACACCTGTGGTCAACCTCATGCCCTTCGGGGCCATCATCCTGACCCTGTGCAGCACTCTCATCCCCATTGGTTTAGGAGTTGTGCTGAGGTACCGTTACACGCGCGTGGCCGACATTGTCTTAAAG GCATCTCTGTGGTCCCTGCTGATCACCCTTGTGATGCTGTTCATCCTCACTGGAGCGATGCTGGGGCCGGAGCTCCTGTCCACCATCCCGCCCTCTGTCTACGTGGTGGCAGTCCTGATGCCCATGTGTGGCTACGCCGCAGGTTATGGCCTGGCCGTGCTCTTTGACCTGCCGCCCAACTGCCGCAGGTCAGTCTCTCTGGAGACCGGATGCCAGAACGTGCAGCTGTGCACCGCCATCCTGAAGCTGGCCTTCCCCCCTCAGCTGATGGGAGGGATGTACATGTTCCCTCTGCTGTACGCCCTGTTCCAAGCAGCCGAGGCTGGCGTTTTCATCCTGGCCTACAGGATGTACAGGGAGAAGGTCCTGCACAAACCAGACCCTATGGGGGACAGCGAGAACACGGATATAACATATCAAAGGTTTCAGGATGAGGATATTGACTCCTCTTATGGTGCCGTGACAGTGAGTGACCCAAACACCATCATGTTGGACCCCTGCCCCCCTGATCCAACtcctgtttaa